The genomic interval AGAGTAGTATCATTCACGAATAGTTGCCGGTATTTCAATATTTATTTCGGCAATCTTGAGAAAAGGTGGAAGGAACAAAAAAATAAAAAGAATAAGGGCTTAGTTTTCTTTCTTTTCTTCTTGCCCAGCTTCTGTCTTTGGCTCTTCAATAAATGGCTTGTTACCTTTCTTGGTTACTTTCAGATTTATTTGGGCTGTTTTCTCGTGGACGGTATTGCCACGGACCAATTTACGCTGCCTAATGCCTGGGTCTTTTTTCTTAATGCCAACTCCCTCTACGGTGAGGATTTTTTTTCGTATTGACCCGCTCACATCACGACGCATGGGAACGCCACAGTTATCGCTCCCACCCGTAATCTCGAATTCATACCCTGTATATCCCAGTAATTCTCCATTAACTTTATCCTTTATCTTGAGGTTTAAGAAAGATCGAGCATCAGTATCTTTTACTTCCTTTTGTACGGATTTCCCTGATTCTGGATCAGAGAGCACAACTTTGAATTCAACCATCTCATGTTCCTCCTAATCTTCTCCAATCATTTATTCACGTTAGGAATTATATACGTAAATCTGAGGATTTTGCAGACATATATAAACCTTGTCTTTTCTTGAGGTAGATGTGTAGCTTCTGATGATAATCCTCTTTATACTAATTTATTAGTAGTAACAATGGAAAGATTTATTAAGAGGAAAAATATCCTCGGAAGATGCAACATCTGGGAAAAGTCTTTAGCGAAATGTATCATTTCTGGAGAAAACCGTCCCCTCTTCGATCAATTGATGAACTTCTTCCTACTGGTACCTTAAAAACTTTAGATGATAGAACACCGATTCCTCGAGAAGTACATGATTTTTTATGGAATGAGCGATATGAGGATCTCGATTATGGGCATCAGGTTGTCACTCCAGATCCTATTATCTCACGGTCAATAGATAATTGTAACGCTGCGGTATTATTTGGTGAGGGTAGGCATGGTGGTATTATTGGTTTTTCCCATTATCCTCGGTCCAATACCAAGAGAAGTAGAGATCCAAAAGAATATTTTCCTGATCTATTAAGAGATACCAGGAGACAAACACAGGATTCTCCGTTGCAAGCGCTTCTCATCGGTGGAGATAGAGACCACTTTACCATCCTTGCTAATCTCCTCGCTGATCGTCGTATCCCTATTATTGGGGGGTATGTTGATGGATGGAGTGATGTCTATGAATGGAAGGAAGGTGATGGAAGAGAGGATCTTATGGAAAAAGATCTACTTGTTTTTCCTCGGGAGAAAACGGCTTATTTACTCTTTCAAGACAGAGCAACCTATGGTGAATCATATAATGGCTGTATCCCTTTTAAAGTGTAAACAGCAATTCTCTTTCAGAGTCTTTTCTTAGTCAAGAAATGCCAATCTTTTTATGGAAGAGGCCTTTCTCTGAGGTAATGGATATCGTTGCCTTGTCACGAGAGTTAATGTACCAACAAACGCTCAAGAATAAAGCACCTTCGTCGCTTCTAACCGAGCTTGCAGTAGCCAAAGGAAAGGAACTTTCTAAAAAATATGATGTTGATGAAAGATTAGTTTTAACGTCATTATATCTTGCTCATACCGTTTTTAGTCAAAACTGGAAAGGAGATATTCAAAAAAATCATCCACAGTTGAGTTCTGAATTTGTCAAGGAATATTTGGATGAATGGAATGTAGATGAAGGAGAACAAAAGATAATTCTTAATGCTATTGAAGCACATCACAATAAAGTTCCAACCCACTCAAAGATAGCAGAAGTTGTTAAGAATGCAGAGTGTTTCAAATTTGTTTCTGTTGAAGGAAGCCTGATTTGGTTTCATGAGCTTGGTGACGCTTGAGGACTGTAAGCAAGAGGCCCAAAAGAATTGTCGACAAATTGAGCAGCTGTTTACAAGAATTAAGGCCATTCGAGCTTAAGGACAGACACTATCTTAACGCTGTTGGTAAAAAGTTTACTTTGTACTTCATGCTTCATCCAAAAAAAGGGTTAGCAGCTCAAGTCAAAGTCCCATCACATTATTGAATCCAACCGACAAGGGGGTTGCCCCATTCGGGGTGGCGAGTAGGACATTTTGCACGCAAAATGTCCGTCATGCCGCCAGTTGCGGCGGCATAGGTTAGTTCAAAATCGAATCTACTGAAGTGAACAAAACCTTTAAATAGTAGACCAATCTTCTCTCTCAGATTCTTCTCCTGAAGTTCATACGGAGGTATTCAGTATGCCAAAAACAGTGCAAAAAGGCGACTTTATCGAAATGAATTATACCGGCAGTCTCAAAGATTCTGGTATGGTCTTTGATACGACTTCTGAAACAGAAGCCAAACAACACGATCTCTATCAAGAAGGCATGCGCTATGGCTCAGTGATTGTTTGTGTCGGAGAAGGACATCTTCTTAAGGGACTTGATCAGGAGATCCAAGGCAAAGAAATAGGTAAGGATTACACGCTTTCATTGGCTGCAATCGAGGCTTTTGGAAAGAAAAACCCTAAGCTC from Candidatus Woesearchaeota archaeon carries:
- a CDS encoding 30S ribosomal protein S6e, whose product is MVEFKVVLSDPESGKSVQKEVKDTDARSFLNLKIKDKVNGELLGYTGYEFEITGGSDNCGVPMRRDVSGSIRKKILTVEGVGIKKKDPGIRQRKLVRGNTVHEKTAQINLKVTKKGNKPFIEEPKTEAGQEEKKEN